The genomic segment ATTAGATTTGAAGATTTGAATTGCAATGCCATAATTCATTTCGCAACAACATTTATTGTGAAAAACGAGGTCGAGGCGAAGCATTTTGTTGCAGAACTTTTAGCTGCGTTTGAAAGGAGAAAGGTTGTTATATTTTCTAGATCCTATAATCGATTGGATAACAATCCTGATCTTAAGGAACGAATGTATGAATATCACAACTTCTATTTGAGTAGGGCTACTGCGCATATTCAGGTAGAGCAGTTCCATCTTGAAAATCCAAATCAGGAGCAATCTTTGTGGGATAATTTAGTCAGCAAATTTTTTGAAGGTGATGATTCTACTGCTAATATTGGAACCAAATATAATATTCCGGTAAGAGTAGTGGATAAGCAAACAAGAAATCCAATCAATGATGAATTTTATTATTTTTCAGTGGAACAATTAATTCCGAAAAATTAATTTTAAGCGGAACCACTAGAAGAATTATATAGACTATGGAAAACTTAATAGATAGATTTGCCGATATTTGTTTTACTTTATCCAGAGAAGATATTCTGGAATTAGATAAGGAAGACAATGGCGCAATACATAATGTTATATCTGGAATTAATCGCAATTGCTTTGGGGTTAAATTATTTGATGATCAAGCATCACTTCTAGTTCATATGTTTTTTATAAACAATCTGAATCAATTAAAAGGGGATATCATCTGCCTAGAAATTGATGACCCTGAATATTTTACTCTTCTTTTCCGATTCTGCCTAATGATTGCCGATGATTACGAAGAAATTGATGCTATCAATGCATTTAATATTTTCCAAACGCGCTTGAGATCTTTTCTAGAAAAAATGGGATTTTTTACCACAACAACAATTGAGCTGAAAATGTTCGAGTGTAAAAACGCGGTTGGAGCTTCTTCAAGACCTATCAAAGTGATTAGACTAATTGACAAAGTTGAATTCCTTCGAGAATTATTTGACAATAATTACGAACTGAAATCCGAAGAAGATAAAGAATATGTTTATTTGATGGTAAATGAAGAAACATCATTAATTAAAATAGGTACAAGCATAAAACCACATTATCGTGAAAAGACGCTTCATTCACAGGAGCCAAAAATCTTCATAATTGCAGTATGGTGTTGCGACAAAGCCTTAGAAAGAGAGCTTCATAAAAAATACAGTAAAAGCAGAGTTCGAGGCGAATGGTTTAGATTAAAACTTAGAGAATTAGAGGAGATTGGAAAATTCATGAATTTAAAATGTAATATCCAGTTATAACACAAAACTTAAAAAAATAATATGAAATTAAATGACATAGTATACTTGAAGGCAAGTACTGAAAAATTAATGATTACATGGGTAGTAGGAGTTACAGAAAGTGCCGGATTGCCAATCGATGTAAATAGAGGTTTAATGATGAGGCCCGATTATCAAACGGGAGATATAGCAGTCAAGTACGGCAAGAATAAAAAAGCCACAATTCCAGGAAACAGCTTGATAGCTAATCTGGCAGATAGAATACCTGCTATAAATAGTGAACTAAAAGTAGGAAATGTCGTGAAGCATCGTTTGACAGATGATGAGATGACAATCAACTGGATCGTAGGACAGGATCAATTAGGCAATAGCCCAATAAATTTTAATAAGGTATGCCATATGCAAGGTTATAAGGACGGTGATATTGTTTGCGGTTATTTTGAAAATAAAGACTACAAGACCAATTTTTTCAAAGTCGATGAAGTAGAAAAATTTATGAGTAAATACCATACGCTCGAATGAACCCGGTCTTGATTTGGGAGATAAAAAAACAGAATATCTAATTTTAAAAATGTAACCATGAAAAAAGTTTTACTCTTTTTATTATTATTTGGATTGAAATCTTATTCCCAGATTCTTAAGGAATCTGACAAGGCAATTATCACTTCAGCGGTAAAAGAGGCCTTGCAGGAAGAATCAAATCGCCAAACGGAATCAAAGGCCGAAGCGGCAAAAAAAGCCAAAGCTACGGCTGTTATGATGCGGCTTGACACTATTGTCGATTTAGATGTCTATTACAAAATTACCAACAGATACATTCATTCGGTCGAGGTTAAAAATGGGGTCTATTACTTCAATTTTAAAGGAGATGTGCCAGACGGAGGACTGAAAGATAATAGTACAATTGTCAACTCAGAGATTATAAGAAATGGAACAGTACAAACATCCAGAATAATAAAAGAAGGTGCAGGAAGAATTATGGTTTTTGCGGAATTGGCTTATCCTAATAGTCCGGAGATTATAAAGGAACAAGAATTGGGCATAGGTCTTATGTCCGTTCCGTTTAAAGTGCGTGGAAGAGTTGGTGACATACCTTCGGAATCAAGTGCCAGCATAAAAAATGTTTCTTTAACTTTTGGATATTTCAGGACTCGCGACAAATATTATTACACAGGAAAGAAAACCCGTTTCAGATGGGGAGTAGTTGGACTGGCAGGGCCATCAGTTGAAACCTTAAAGGCTGGAAATACAAACGGACAGATTTTGGATAGCGCTCCCACAAGTCAGGTCTATTTAAGCCTCAGTAGCGGAGTCATGCTAACCGTGTACGATAAAATTAATTTAGCATTTCTTCCCATCGGTGCAGATATAGGATTTTCTGACACTTCTAAGAAATGGATTTATAGCAATAAATATTGGTTTGGATTTGGTCTGGGTATTGATACTTCATTATTCTACTTTTCAAGTAAACGCCTTGCTGACAAATAAGGTCTTTAAATATTAAGGATGTTTTAATTTAATTTTTTACAAATATGGGAGCTATAAATTGGAGGTTGGAGACCTTAATAAATACTTTGTTAGATATTGTCGTGGTCAAGTCTGGATTAGTGATTTCAGAAGATTTTCTTATTGGAATACTTGTACAGGGCTATCCTGATGAGGAAATGTTTAAAGATTATAATTCTAAAAAAGGAATGACCATAAGAATGCGATCCGAGAATTTTGATGAATATTGCTGGTTGGTGCGGAAGAGACTGGGAGAACTTGACGAGAGTGATTCGCCATTATTGTTAAATGATTTAGAAAAATATTTGGAATGGGATAGCAAGGGATATAATATTGTTGGGGTTCATGAAAGGTTCATGGAATTAATGGCCGAAGCATATGATCACGAAAATCCAACGTTAATAGATCCTAATCCCATAGTTGATAAAATTTTAGAGGAAAAAATTGCTCCTGCTGAAGTTGTTATAAATGCGTTAGAAAATATCATGCATAATCAAAAAATGTCGAACAATATAAAACCTGTTGAAGAAATTTTATGGGACGGTGGAATTGAATTAAACAAATTGTTTCAAGATGAACACATACCTCTTGTCGCTTCCCAATTTATTGATCAAAAATTTATTAATTATCTGGCTGTCAATCCAGAGAAATTGGAATATATGCACTGGCGAAATTTTGAAAGACTAACGGCTGAGTTTTTTAACAGACAGGATTATTCAGTAGAACTTGGACCTGGTTCAAATGATGGCGGTATTGACATAAGGGTTTTCGATAAAAATGATAGCATAAAGCCTTATATAATAATCCAGTGTAAAAGGCATAAAGAAACGAATGATGTCAAAATTGAAACGGTTAAATCATTCTACTCGGATGTCCAGTTTGAAGGTGCAGTAAAAGGGCTTATAGCCACGACCTCCAGGGTTGCTACTGGAGGCAAAAAGGTGGTTGCCATTAGAAAATATCCCCTGCAGTTTGCTGAGAATAAGGAAATAGAGAGCTGGGTAAAAGCGATGACAAAACGATAAAGATAAAATTGTTATGACGAAACAAATTGCCGATCAAATTGCCGATCTGCTGAATGCAAGAAACCAATTAGTCAACACTTATACAGGTGAATGCATTTTAAAATCGAGAGCTAATTATGTTTATCTGGTGGATAGCGGAAAAATTATTGCCTTAGCTGAAAGCAAGAAGGTTCAATGGTATCAATGGGAAATTTCACATGTCGTAGTTGCAGAAGAATACGAGGGGAAAGGTTACGGTAATGAAATCCTTGCACTGGCAGAAGCCAAAGCGCAAGATGGCGGTGCAAAAGTTCTGCAATGCACCATCAGAACCAGCAATGATAGCAGTATCCGTCTTTTTTCAAGGAAAGGATATTCTCAGGTCAACAGATTTTTCTATCCAAAAAGCGGAAACTGGGTGTATGTTTACCAAAAGGTAATCAGTGTTAAGTAACGATAACGAAAGGTTTAAAATATTAAATGTTCATAAATTATTTTGACTTTCTATAGCTGCAAAAGGTTACTTATTCCCAATTGTTAAGATGATTATGGACTTGATTTTAATGTAATATGAAATATTATAAATGGTTTAAGATTTTAGAAGTATAAACAACAAGACATGAATGAAATAAAAGATAATGATCAGATACAACTCTGTATCGAATGCGCAAAGGATATTCGACTAAAAAAACTGATTAGTAACATCGGAATAAAAGGGTTGTGCACCTGCTGTGAAAATAATGAATTTGTCATAGGTGCTGAGAGCAACGAATTTATTCAGATGATTAAGGCCTTGATCCGTTATCATTTTTCCGAGTGGGACTACAACGAGCATTGGGGAGGAGATGGATATATTGCGCTCATTGAAGAAAATTTTATAAATAAGGAAAATTTTAAGAATCAAGATATTTGCGATGAATTGATGGATATTATAGATTCGTTTGAAGCATACGAAGATTCTGACAAGGGCGTTTCAATATTTGCTGGTCATTACGATGGTCAACAAAATCCTCTTCTTCAGGCTATTAAGACAAATTTAGATTATTCCATAACCGAGATTGCAGAAAAACTAAAAACTGAGAATTACTTCAAATTTGAAGATCAAATAACCAAAATGCTGTCGAAGTATGCAGACTGCGCAGAAATGCTTATAAAGAAAGAAACCGGTTTTTACAGGGCTAGAACAGGAGTTGAAGATAAAAAAAGGAGCGTGATAACTGGGGGATTTGAAGGACAAGACATATTTGTTCCATTTTCTGGCACAAAGATTGGCGCTCCTCCACCTGGAATTGCGGGTATTGGGAGATTAAATAGAGCAGGGGTCACTTATCTTTATTGTGCTACTGACAAATACACCGCGATATCAGAAATACGTCCTCATCCGGGTGATGTGGTTTCCATAGGCAAATTTATTACAAATAGGGATTTGAGAATTTTCGATCTTACTGACAGTCAATTTTTGAATTTTTATCAAAGTGATAAGAGGCTGCGAGAGTTCGGAAAGCTGAATACATTTAGTGAATTGATGCAGCAGGTCATTCCACCTGCGGAAAGGCATGTATACAGCATAACACAATTGATCGCAGATTGTATTAGAAAACTGGATTTTGACGGCATCCTGTTTGCAAGTTCTGTCGGTACAGGTGAAAATTTGGTTGTTTTCGAACCTGAGCTGTTACATTATACATTTGAAGAAGCGGAGGTCGTAGAAATAAAGGAAGTAAATTATCAATATTTTCAGAGAGAATGTAGAAAAGATGTTTCGGAAATTTTCTGATAATAAATAATATAAGAATGATATTTTACAAGATCTATTTCTTATAAGTGTTGTTTGTATATAAAGTACGAAATTTTAATATTGCAGATTGTTGAAATCTGAGCTATTAAATTGGTTAATGGTATTAAGAAAAATAATTTAAAACAATTGAAATGATTTATAATATAAGTGACATAAAAGTCGGAGATGAAGTAATTTTTAATTCTACAGAAGCTCAAACCAATCATGATGAGTTTTGGGAAGTTACAGCAATAACAGGGAACAGAATCCACATCAAGCTGGACAAATTTGGCATTCTTGCATATTACACAATTGACATTACACAAGTCGTCATGCATACGCCGCTTTAGATAATGGGATTGACTTAATTAGAGACTTTCTAAAATTTTAATGTATAAAAAGAAATGAAATTTACAATTTACTCTACTAAAGAGCAAAAGAAGGATTTAGAATATGAAGTCCTTTCTCAGGAATTTTATGGTTTTGTCACAAGACATTTAATGCGGTGGACAGAAGAACCTGAGTATAGTGAAACAATAATTTCACGAAAAAATACTATTATAAACTTGTCCAGCACCTTATTATCAAAAAGTATCTATGTTTTAGAATCAGATGATGACGGATATTATCAAGATGCTGAATATGCGTGGCATGAGAGTAATTTCCTTTTATCAGTCCGCAGGTTAAATACAATAGAATTTATTGAATTTGCAGGCGAATTACTTGTGAAGGGAATTTTGGATTTGAGCTTTATCAATGATGCCCTAAAGGAAGAAAATGCTTCCTTTAAATTTGTGTATGCAGATAGGACCTACGGAATAGAAGTATTTCCAATTGGGGATATAGAAAAAGAAAGCTTTAACGATGAACATCCAAATATTCGTCTATTGGTTGATCGAATGGAAAATTCTTTGCAGAGGGAAGATTATTCAAATGTTTTGCATTCCAGCGCAAGCATTTTTGAAACTATGGCCAAAGAAGTAATAGGCACTGATGGCATCCAGAATCAGACTTTAGGAGGTTTCTTTGATAGGTATAGAAATGAATCTTTATTGCCTGGTTCTATTTTGGATTATATTTTAGAAATCTACAGAAAAAGAAATTCTGAGCCGCTTTCCGGACATGGAAGTTTGGAGGCACCTTCAATTTCGAGTGAGGAAGCAATTGTTCTTAGTCAGATGACCAAAGCATTTGTAAAAATAGAATCTCATCTGCAAAGGCAGGTTACCTCAAGCTAATTTAGAAAGAAAAAAATATGAGTTATTATAGAATAGACCGACGAGATTTCGCGATTGGAGATATAATCCGTGCAAATGCTGCATTCATCAATAATATTAATGCTGCACGTACTGCAATAGAAGATTTATTGGAAATGAACCGTCCAGAAGCAAAACCAAACAGGAATGAGATAGTTAAATTATTTGATTCGTTTTCAGCTGCAAAAAAATATTGGATTCTAGATACTGATTCAAAATTTTACGAGGTTGAAATCGCGGAAGATGATATACTGCATCGGGGGAATTATCCTTTGGTTGAAAGTTTAGCACTCGAAACGGATGGTGGAATTAGAAATGCCATTGCATTGCAATACTGGAATGAAGAAGTTGCAGGCGACGTAGACGATGTTGTTGTGGAAAATTATGTAAATCAGGCAACTGTAATTAGAATTGTCTGCAATGATGAAGAAGTAAGGAAGAACACTAAGAGAGCTTACTATAACCAGGATACGATGAAAAATGTTGAAATTTTACAGGATGAATAAACTATTAATTAGTTTTAACCTATATTTTCTTCCTTCCTTAATTCTTCAATGAAATATTTAGGCGTAATCCCCGTATAGCTTACAAAAGCGTTTACGAAACGTCGGGTTGTGGAGTAGCCGGCTTCCAGGGCAAGAGCTTCGTGCGTGTAGTTCTGAAGGATCTTTTCATTTCTGATCCTCTTGGCTATATAGTCTATCTTAAGGGAGTTGATGTACTGGTAGAATTTTAGGTTTCTGTGGCGTAAAATTATAAGCGACAGGTATTTGGTGTTTGTATTGAAATGGCCTGCAAGTTTGGTGAGGTCAAGATCCTTTTCCAGGA from the Flavobacterium sp. genome contains:
- a CDS encoding GIY-YIG nuclease family protein; amino-acid sequence: MENLIDRFADICFTLSREDILELDKEDNGAIHNVISGINRNCFGVKLFDDQASLLVHMFFINNLNQLKGDIICLEIDDPEYFTLLFRFCLMIADDYEEIDAINAFNIFQTRLRSFLEKMGFFTTTTIELKMFECKNAVGASSRPIKVIRLIDKVEFLRELFDNNYELKSEEDKEYVYLMVNEETSLIKIGTSIKPHYREKTLHSQEPKIFIIAVWCCDKALERELHKKYSKSRVRGEWFRLKLRELEEIGKFMNLKCNIQL
- a CDS encoding restriction endonuclease — its product is MGAINWRLETLINTLLDIVVVKSGLVISEDFLIGILVQGYPDEEMFKDYNSKKGMTIRMRSENFDEYCWLVRKRLGELDESDSPLLLNDLEKYLEWDSKGYNIVGVHERFMELMAEAYDHENPTLIDPNPIVDKILEEKIAPAEVVINALENIMHNQKMSNNIKPVEEILWDGGIELNKLFQDEHIPLVASQFIDQKFINYLAVNPEKLEYMHWRNFERLTAEFFNRQDYSVELGPGSNDGGIDIRVFDKNDSIKPYIIIQCKRHKETNDVKIETVKSFYSDVQFEGAVKGLIATTSRVATGGKKVVAIRKYPLQFAENKEIESWVKAMTKR
- a CDS encoding GNAT family N-acetyltransferase — protein: MTKQIADQIADLLNARNQLVNTYTGECILKSRANYVYLVDSGKIIALAESKKVQWYQWEISHVVVAEEYEGKGYGNEILALAEAKAQDGGAKVLQCTIRTSNDSSIRLFSRKGYSQVNRFFYPKSGNWVYVYQKVISVK
- a CDS encoding RES family NAD+ phosphorylase, with protein sequence MNEIKDNDQIQLCIECAKDIRLKKLISNIGIKGLCTCCENNEFVIGAESNEFIQMIKALIRYHFSEWDYNEHWGGDGYIALIEENFINKENFKNQDICDELMDIIDSFEAYEDSDKGVSIFAGHYDGQQNPLLQAIKTNLDYSITEIAEKLKTENYFKFEDQITKMLSKYADCAEMLIKKETGFYRARTGVEDKKRSVITGGFEGQDIFVPFSGTKIGAPPPGIAGIGRLNRAGVTYLYCATDKYTAISEIRPHPGDVVSIGKFITNRDLRIFDLTDSQFLNFYQSDKRLREFGKLNTFSELMQQVIPPAERHVYSITQLIADCIRKLDFDGILFASSVGTGENLVVFEPELLHYTFEEAEVVEIKEVNYQYFQRECRKDVSEIF
- a CDS encoding helix-turn-helix domain-containing protein, with product MKNCSKKLNRPTKQKRKKNDDTDFVISRDAEQAVLQSLKKFESGRKFLEKDLDLTKLAGHFNTNTKYLSLIILRHRNLKFYQYINSLKIDYIAKRIRNEKILQNYTHEALALEAGYSTTRRFVNAFVSYTGITPKYFIEELRKEENIG